The DNA window CGATGTCTCTTCAATAGCTAAGGTTGTCGACAGGCTTTACGTTCTGTACAAGGGAGAAGTGATCTCCTCAGGTGACCCGGAGTCCGTGCTCTCAGATAGTCAGGTTGTTGAGAAATATCTGGGAAGTGACGAATGATGCTTCACGTAGCAGTTATTGGATATTCGGGTTCTGTCAACAACAGCCCTGTAAAGGAGCTTCGAAGTATTTGCGAAGAAGTCGGAAAGTTGCTTGCCAGACATGGGCATGTTGTCATGACCGGTGGAAGAGATGGAGTGATGGAACTTGTTTCGAGAGCCGTCTCTATAGAAGGAGGCCGGGTAGTTGGAGTTCTCCCTACCGGCGATGAAGGAAACAATCACAATGAGGTTAGAATTCGAACCGGAATGGATTTTGCTTTGAGATCATTGATACTCACCAAGTCTGCCGATGTAGTAATATCTATGGGGGGTCAGGCCGGGACATTACTTGAGATTGTCTCCTCGTATTCATACGGACGCCCAGTAATTCTTCTGAAGAATACAGGCGGTTGGACCGACAGGATCAGATCGGTACTTATAGATGACAAGTATTTGGACGTGAGAAAAACAGTCGAAATAAAGGTGGCAGATAGTATTGAAGATCTTGAGAGGTTCCTTAAGGAGGCAGACAATGGTAAGGTGTAGATTTGCGCCAAGTCCTACCGGCAATCTTCACGTTGGCGGTGTAAGGACAGCGCTATTTAACTGGTTGTTCGCGAAAAATCAAAATGGAAGTTTTGTGCTGAGAATAGAAGATACCGATACTGAGCGTTCTGAGAAGATATTTGAAGATCAGATTCTCTCCTCACTGAAATGGTGCGGTCTTGACTGGTCGGAGGGGCCGGATATTGGTGGAGACTTCGGGCCCTATAGGCAGAGTGAGCGAGTAGAGCTTGGCTTCTACGATAGATATGCTCAAGAGCTTATTGAAAGGGGTCTAGCGTATTGTGCTGTCTATTCGAAATCCGATCAGGAAAATATTCTGCGGACCTCGGCTGAGCTCCCCAAATTGGCAGACGATGAGGTCTATACCGTCAAGTTCAAGATTCCGGTAGGCAAGACGCATTTTTCCGATCTTTCAAAGGGGGAG is part of the Mesotoga sp. UBA6090 genome and encodes:
- a CDS encoding TIGR00725 family protein, producing the protein MMLHVAVIGYSGSVNNSPVKELRSICEEVGKLLARHGHVVMTGGRDGVMELVSRAVSIEGGRVVGVLPTGDEGNNHNEVRIRTGMDFALRSLILTKSADVVISMGGQAGTLLEIVSSYSYGRPVILLKNTGGWTDRIRSVLIDDKYLDVRKTVEIKVADSIEDLERFLKEADNGKV
- the gltX gene encoding glutamate--tRNA ligase, with product MVRCRFAPSPTGNLHVGGVRTALFNWLFAKNQNGSFVLRIEDTDTERSEKIFEDQILSSLKWCGLDWSEGPDIGGDFGPYRQSERVELGFYDRYAQELIERGLAYCAVYSKSDQENILRTSAELPKLADDEVYTVKFKIPVGKTHFSDLSKGEMTFENENFSDFIIIKSNGFPTYNFAVVVDDHMMDITHVFRGEDHLTNTPRQIMIYRALNWEPPTFMHIPLILGSDRAPLSKRHGHTSVDHFRREGYLSVGLMNYLALLGW